A single Ketogulonicigenium vulgare WSH-001 DNA region contains:
- a CDS encoding YcjF family protein: MQDTTMRTTGLPQPAAVPTLWLLGKTGAGKSSLIASLTGLSDVAIGNGFQSCTKTSRALDFPPDAPVMRFMDTRGLGEVGYDPAEDIAALAGVTHMILAVARLDDPIQGEVLDVLRRVGRKAPVLLVATAGDLLGPEAHARSLRLLRQDYEEAVGRALPYVELGHTPAGGYTAEGMNALVDKLSTLLPEVADILAKASAADAEAARFAALRPRVLTFAGVAGTTDLVPAVGAFSVPGVQLTMMNWLAGEYGAKWSRGLMMRFLTALGAGTAARYAALFGLRQLGKFIPVYGQTIVAAASGTVSFGTTYALGRAGAYFLFHHMNGATPSPDALRSVYADALRRERDKA, encoded by the coding sequence ATGCAGGATACGACCATGCGCACCACGGGCCTGCCGCAACCCGCCGCTGTGCCGACATTGTGGCTGCTGGGCAAAACGGGCGCGGGCAAAAGCAGCCTGATCGCCAGCCTGACGGGCCTGAGCGATGTCGCCATCGGCAACGGGTTCCAAAGCTGCACCAAAACCTCGCGCGCGCTGGATTTCCCGCCCGATGCGCCGGTGATGCGGTTCATGGATACGCGCGGCCTTGGCGAAGTCGGCTATGATCCGGCCGAGGATATCGCGGCGCTTGCGGGTGTCACCCATATGATACTGGCAGTCGCGCGGCTGGACGATCCCATTCAGGGCGAGGTGCTGGACGTGCTGCGCCGCGTGGGCCGCAAAGCGCCCGTGCTGCTTGTCGCAACCGCCGGCGATCTGCTGGGCCCCGAGGCGCACGCCCGTTCCCTGCGCCTGCTCCGCCAGGATTACGAAGAAGCCGTGGGCCGCGCCCTGCCCTATGTCGAGCTCGGCCACACCCCCGCTGGCGGCTATACCGCCGAGGGGATGAATGCGCTGGTTGATAAACTCTCGACCCTGCTGCCAGAGGTCGCCGATATTCTGGCCAAGGCCAGCGCCGCCGATGCCGAGGCGGCGCGGTTTGCAGCACTGCGCCCGCGCGTGCTGACCTTCGCAGGTGTTGCGGGCACCACCGATCTGGTCCCTGCGGTCGGCGCGTTTTCTGTGCCGGGCGTGCAGTTGACGATGATGAACTGGTTGGCGGGGGAATATGGCGCGAAATGGTCGCGCGGATTGATGATGCGGTTCCTGACCGCTTTGGGCGCAGGCACGGCGGCGCGCTATGCGGCACTGTTTGGCCTGAGGCAACTCGGGAAATTCATCCCCGTCTATGGCCAGACGATTGTGGCTGCCGCATCGGGTACAGTCAGCTTTGGCACGACCTATGCCTTGGGCCGCGCAGGCGCTTATTTCCTGTTCCATCATATGAACGGCGCCACCCCATCGCCCGATGCGCTGCGCAGCGTCTATGCCGATGCGCTGCGGCGCGAGCGTGACAAAGCATGA
- a CDS encoding YbjN domain-containing protein, with amino-acid sequence MPDLGHHLSHPIDLVEDIAQHHAWEFDRITRDDIAMVVEGLWRSYTVTLSWSPEDEALRLFCTFEMEPPPARLAALYEVLNLINDRCWAGSFSWWPDHQMMAFKYALFLAGGQQPCTAQVDMMIATAISNAERYYPALQMATWGEKTPSEALRTAITEVHGHA; translated from the coding sequence ATGCCCGATCTTGGACATCATCTGTCGCACCCGATCGATCTGGTCGAAGACATTGCCCAGCATCACGCCTGGGAGTTCGACCGTATCACCCGCGATGATATCGCCATGGTGGTCGAGGGGCTGTGGCGGTCCTATACCGTCACCCTTTCCTGGAGCCCCGAGGACGAGGCCCTGCGCCTGTTCTGCACATTCGAGATGGAGCCGCCCCCCGCACGTCTGGCGGCGCTGTACGAGGTGCTGAACCTGATCAATGACCGCTGCTGGGCGGGATCGTTCAGCTGGTGGCCCGATCATCAGATGATGGCGTTCAAATATGCGCTGTTTCTGGCCGGGGGCCAGCAGCCTTGCACCGCGCAGGTCGATATGATGATCGCAACCGCCATCAGCAATGCCGAGCGCTATTACCCCGCCCTGCAAATGGCGACTTGGGGCGAAAAAACGCCCTCCGAGGCGCTGCGCACCGCGATCACCGAGGTGCATGGCCACGCCTAG
- the proC gene encoding pyrroline-5-carboxylate reductase: MMIDDSVSMNGLVLLGCGKMGSAMLAGWLSGGLPPTSVWVNDPTPSDWLLAQGVNVNRPLPSKPAVVLIAVKPQMMADALPTLQALGNGDTLFLSVAAGITIAGYEEILGDHTPIVRAMPNTPAAIGLGITALIGNAHASDAQVDLAESLLRAVGQTVRLDSEEQLNAVTALSGGGPAYVFHLIETLAAAGEQVGLSPEMAMTLAKATVAGAGALAEASDETPTQLRINVTSPKGTTLAALNVLMDEQTGFPAIVPKAIKAARDRSAELASGK; this comes from the coding sequence ATGATGATCGACGATAGCGTAAGCATGAATGGTCTGGTGCTGCTGGGCTGTGGGAAAATGGGCTCGGCCATGCTGGCGGGCTGGCTGTCGGGCGGCTTGCCGCCGACCTCGGTCTGGGTGAATGATCCGACGCCCTCCGATTGGCTGCTGGCGCAGGGCGTGAATGTGAACCGTCCGCTGCCGTCCAAACCCGCCGTTGTGCTGATCGCCGTGAAACCCCAGATGATGGCCGATGCGTTGCCGACGCTGCAGGCTTTGGGCAATGGGGATACGCTGTTCCTATCGGTTGCCGCTGGCATCACCATCGCCGGCTATGAAGAGATCCTTGGCGATCACACCCCCATCGTGCGCGCCATGCCGAACACGCCTGCGGCCATCGGTCTGGGCATTACGGCGCTGATCGGCAACGCCCATGCCTCGGACGCGCAGGTCGATCTGGCCGAAAGCCTGCTGCGCGCTGTGGGTCAAACCGTGCGGCTGGACAGCGAGGAACAACTGAACGCCGTCACCGCGCTATCGGGCGGCGGCCCCGCCTATGTCTTTCACCTGATCGAGACTTTGGCCGCTGCGGGCGAACAGGTCGGCCTCTCGCCCGAAATGGCGATGACCCTGGCCAAGGCTACCGTCGCGGGGGCGGGCGCGCTGGCAGAGGCCTCGGACGAGACGCCGACCCAGCTGCGTATCAACGTGACCTCGCCCAAGGGCACCACGCTCGCTGCGCTGAACGTGCTGATGGACGAGCAGACCGGCTTTCCCGCCATCGTTCCCAAAGCGATCAAAGCCGCGCGGGACCGTTCCGCCGAATTGGCCTCTGGCAAATGA